Within the Sporocytophaga myxococcoides DSM 11118 genome, the region CCAGAAATAGAAATTAAACAGGACACAAACAAAACCCAAACAACTAACGATCAGCAAATTAAAAATTAACTCAAAAAAAAACTTAAAAATTTCTGATGGTAAAAAATACGTATGTACATAAAAAAAAGAAAGGCATTTAGCCTTTCCATATAGTCATTGTTAGTTTTTCTTCTCCTGGAATTTCAACTTTTATTTGCCGTTCAAAATCTTCTTTTACCAGGTGGATCACCTGTATGAAATTTTTCAAATTTTCTTCTCGACAAAAAGTTTCTTTCAGCTTTTTTAATAGAAAAGCTTCTGCCTGGTCTATTGAAGTTGCAGTGACTTCTTTTATACCAATTCGTCTGCTGGATTTAAAAATTTTGACATGATAATTTTCCATAAGTTGGATCGGTTTTAATTATTCAATCAAATAACCAACGAATTAAATTCTAAACTATTGACGGAATAACTCAATTTCATTTAAATTGTTTTGATTTTTTTAACTTATTGTACACCTATTTTATCTGAAACATTAAATCATAACGATAAACTTATTTTTTCAGCCAAAAACTAAGAAAAATTACCCTGAGCAAAAATACTAGATTAAAATTCAATCAAGTTTTTCAACAAACTTAAATCTTGGTACCACTTCTCCATCAACCGTGACGGTTTCTACAAACATTTTTAATGGTCTTACCCAAAAACCATAATCACCATATAAACATTGATAATAAACCATATCTTCCATAGTTTCACTATGTTTGGCCATCCCAATAACTTTATAATAATTGCCTTTATAATGTTTATATTTTCCTGGTTCTATCATTTTATTAATATATAATTATAAATTGGTTTTAAGTTCCAAATTTGATTCAATTTTAAGAATATTGTTTCATTACAAAACTTTCTTCACAAATTCTTATTAACAACAATTGTCAGAAATCCCCCTCAGGATTGTCGTTTTCCCAATGTAAATATTTTAAAGGAAGCACTGATATTTGTAACATCAATAACCACAAAACATTTTAAAAATATGAAAATTTTAGGATTCATTCTACTAGGAATTTTAGGTCTAATAGCTCTTTTCCTGATTGTTGCGATCTTCGTACCAAAGAAATATGCTATTGAGAGGGAGATTACAATTAACAAGCCTAGATCGCAGGTATTTGACTATATCAAACACGTTAAAAACCAGAATCATTTCAGCGAATATGTTTTGATGGATCCAGAAATGAAAAAAGACTACAGAGGTTCTGACGCTAATGTTGGGTTTGTATTTGCATGGGATGGTGAAAAAGCTGGTAAAGGTGAGCAGGAAATCAAAAATATAAAAGAAGGAGAAAAAGTTGACCTTGAGTTAAGATTTGTTAAACCGATGGAAAATACTGCTAACGCATACTTTGCTACTGAATCTGAAAGTCCCAATGCCACAAAGGTAAAATGGGCAATGTACGGAGAGAGCAAATATCCTATCAACCTCATGACCCTGATAATGTCCGGCAACCTTGAAACATCAATGGATAAAAGCCTTCAACGTCTGAAGACTATTCTGGAAAAATAAAAAAGATGCTACAAATAATAAGAACTCACTATCCTACAACAGTAGATAGTGAGTTTCCTTTTATTCAACCTATCACCTTGTATCCCTTTCTTTTAAAGGGTTTCAAGAATACAATCTAAAGTTCACTCCATTCAAAATAAAGAATTCAGTTAAGATTTAAGAAGACTGAAACTTAACACAAATCTTGCTGGTTTAGAAGAAATGAAAATACACACAATCTTCTTCTCACTCGCATTACTGGTAGCGCCAGGTCTTAGCAAATCAAAAGGAAAAAATGATTCTCCAAATTCTACTATTGAAAAAATAGAAAAGAAATATGAAGCATTAAGCAAGACAGCACCTGTCGTTAAAGCTAATGGAAAACCCGTGTGTCAAAGTCTGAGGTTTATACAAGAAGAAGACAACATCATACATGATTATAGTAAATTACGCCAGATAGCGATCATCCGTCATGGTGAGCCGGACATGGTAAAAACAGGTCAATACACATGTTCTGAGGCTAACCAGTTTTTAAAATGTTATGATAGCGTTTGTATTATAGTTCCAGAAAAACCATTTTTCGAACTTGGAGCTACTGAAAATGTAAAGATATTTTCCAGTCCGATAAACAGGGCACTTACAACTGCTCATTACCTTTTCGGAACAGAGAAAGAAATTACTGTTTCCCCCTATTTCAGAGAATTTGAAAACAGAATTAAAGAATCTGATTCAAAGAAAAAACATTCAATAAAAAGATGGACTACTACATCCCGTATTAAATGGATGCTAGGTTTCAATCGAACAAAAGGTATCGAAAGCTTTTCCCAGGCCAAGGAAAGAGCGCAAAAAGGTGCTTCCATGCTTGATGATGCAAGTAAAGACAATGCTAAAGTTGTTCTGACCGCTCACGGATTGCTTAATAGATTCCTCAAGAAAGATCTGAAAAAGATGGGATGGAAGGTTGTTGAAGATACCGGTAATGATTATTTCGGAACGACTATATTGGTCAAAGTAGACGAATAATACCACAAATTATCACTTAAAAATAAGGGGATATGTTGAACAAACACATCCCCTTATTTTTATTTATTATAGCAGCACAATCATCCCTGTCCCACTACTTCATACCATACAGCTCCTGTTTCATCAGCAAAGGCTTTATAATATGTATTATTAACTTCGTAATAAGTATTTCCTTCTACAAACACTTTCATTGCACCTTCAGGCAAGAAGTCCACTCTGGCGCCCAATGGAGGTTGTACTGCTATATAATCATTAGTCTGAACAGACTGAGTATAAAAAGATCCATAATAGTAATAATATGGAACATTTGAAACATATACCCTCATGCTGTTTACAGGAATACTTCTCACTCTTACACCACATGGGGCTGATGATACCACATAAGATCCATTCATAGGCTGATAGAAAATCCCATTGGAGTAACGAAAGTTGATCCCTCTATTTGAAATAATTATTGATGTAGAAGGGGCATATGCCACGCTGCTTCTGTAGACAGGCATTGCACCGTATCTGTGAGGTGCGTGATAAACATTGGTTACTCTTCTGTCAACATAGACATTTCTATTACCATGACCGTTAGCATGACCATGCTTTCTATTGAAATCAGCATGAGCATACTGATGTCCCTGATTATTTCCTCTGTTATGATTATTTTGATTTTGGTGATTTTGGTGATTACGATTATCATGCCCTCTGCCATGTTGAGCCTGAACGGTCATGTTTAATCCAAATACCATAAGAAAAAGTCCTGTTGAATAAATGATTGGTTTCATAAGAGTAAAGTTTTTAAGTCCTGTCAAATAAATAACAAGTTTGGGTCCACTTCTCTAAATCATATTTATGGGAGCGATCGCCTAACTTTCCTACTTAAATACATAGCTAAAAATCAATCAATTACTTAAACAGAAACTATAGAGATCAAGAGCACTAAAGCTTTAATTTTTACTGTTTGGTCATTAATTAATATTAGTTGCTCTATGCTTTCAAATAATTTGTATATGAAAAATAAGTAAATGAAGCTATAGGTTAATTTAGGCAGGTTTAATTGGTTCTTAAAAACAAAACCCTCCTGAAAACCAAGTTATCAGGAGGGTTATAAATACTAACGAGTAAAATGATTATTTTACTACTTTAATGGTCTTTACTTTGCCTTGAACATGCGCTTCAACAAAATATAGACCCGGGGCCCAATTTTCAGTCGAAATACTAAATGTATTTCCAGAAGGATTCTCGATAAGCTTTTGTGTATCACCCAATACATTCACTATTTTAATTAGTTCTGGAGATACTCCTGAAGGCAATTGCATGGAAAGCTCATTTTGAAATGGCACAGGGTAACAGATGATAGTTCCTTCCTTTTCACTATCGGATGCAGAAATATTTAAAGGCAGAGGTTCAACATCTTCTACAATAGAATTTAATTGAGCTACAGAGACCATAAACCAGGCATCATGAGGAAGCCATTGTTCAACCCATCTCCAATTTTGCCAGTCAGAAGCTGCAAATGGAGCCCAATCTATATTACTTTCACTTTTATCTTTAGCCGTAATACCATTACAAATTCCTCCTACATAGTTTTGATCCTTTGCTCCACCAAGATATGTAGGATAAGTAGTGGTACCAACACCTGTCATCATACAAACATCAAATGGATTTTTTCCTAAAATCCAGTCAATTTGCGAGATGGCAAACTCATTGTCAAAATCTCCTGAAAAGTCGTAATTTCCGAGGAATCGATAGGATGCAAGCAATGCACTTGTCATAGAGGCCAGACGGGCATTTTCTCCTTGCCACCAATAGCCGGTTTCATTAGCATGAGGAAGGAAAAACGATTTAACTGCAGGTAATGAACTCCCATCAATATAAGGACTACCAAATTCCCTTACATATGAGAAAGGATTGTTCACCTCGGTTGAAAGAGATTTATACCAATCTACCCATTTTAAAATAAAGCCTGCTACAGCAGATTTTTGAGAAGGATTTGCCTCGGCATATTCAATTAAAGAAATAACAGGTAAACCCTCATCCGCTGCGTGATAAAATGGTCTGGTACCTGCAACATTTGAAGAAAGATATCCTTCCGTTTTTTGCAATGCCATAAGCTTAGTCGCATAAGCTGATGCATCGGCAAGATAGGCAGCATTCTGAGTTGCCTTATATAATTCAACAGCAGCAAGCAGACCACAGTAAAAATCAATTATATTTTCAGTATGGTCGTTGCAGTATTCTAAATTCTTCGTCGCATACCCACTCGCTCCAGGCGATTTCAAATGATTGTAAAGGACTTCTGCTTTAGCCAGGTATTGTGAGGGTGTATACTCTCCTACAGTAATGTTCATTCTTGATGATCTTGCTAATGCAGCAATTGCCATACCTGCACCTTCACGCATAGCTGCCTGATAGTTCGATGTACGGCAATAGTCGCAGGCAGGAGCCTGCCCCCACTCTGTTATCTGTCTTATGGGTGAATTTCCCCAGTCATCAAATACGGATAAATACAAATAACCTGCAGGATCAACATTTCTAACGATATAATCGGCGCCAAATGCAGCTTCGGAAAATAATGCTTCATCAAAAGTAGCATAGGCGTCGGGGTTTAATGAATAAGATTTAAGAAGACTCCAAACTACAAATGGAATTTGCTGAGGATTGAAGTAATTGGCATAAGAAAGGTGTGACATGTGTTTGCCGGGATCCCCCGTCGCATCTTTCCAGCCACCATGTACGTCAACAGTTCCGCTTCTGGAACCATTAAATGGTAAAGTTTTGTCTGATGATCCGGTATGTCTCATTTTATTAAAAAATGAAACAACTTTGGAAGCTGTCTCTTTAAATAAAAGATTCTGATCAATTTTAAATGAGTAAGAATACAGATTCCCTGCCTTCATTTTAATTTTAAAACTTCCTGTACTTTCAAAGTCGGAGAAGTTTAACTTCCAATAATTCCCTGTAGTCCATCCCGTTACCTGTCCAACAGAGGTACCAAGCCCTTTGAATACAATATTATTACTATTATCCACGACATAAAAACTATCTGTTGAGAGTGTTGTAAGATTTGATTGATAAATAGCCACTTTGGGACCTTCCTGTTCATAGCCGATTTGATTAATCAATATTTTACCTGGCAAAAAAGGTAACGGATCGCCGATAGTTACATCATCGAAATATACAGTTCCAGAATAACTGGTGCCTGGATTAAAGAAAAAGGTAGCTGTAACAATGTGAGCAGCATCAAACCCTGAAGGAAATTTATTCTTAAAATCAAATGAGAGTGTCTGATAACTTCCATTTCCCGTTACCAGCTTTGATTGCGAAGCAAGCCCTGTCCATTTGCCAGAGGCATCCTGCAAATCGACTCTTAAATTAAAGTTACTTGCTGCTTTTACTTTAATAGAAACTGCTGGATTGGCAATAATAGAAATCGGTGAAAATTCATATTCCAGATTGTCATAACCAGCACTTGAACAGTTTATTTTTAATTCCTGATTTGCTGCACTTAATACAAAATGCGAAGGGTTGGTCCCTGCCCATCCGGAAGTGGAATTCCCAGAAAAATCATTTAATATGCCCGTCTGAGCATAAAGATTGATTCCCAGAAAAATAAAAAATAAGAGCGGTAGTATTCGTAATGAATTCATTCTATAGAAGCTTAACTATGGCACAAAAATACATTTTTGTACAAAAAAGTTATATTTTTTATTATTAAAATTCAATAAATACTTTTAGAAACTTAATAGTCAGAAGGATAACTTATAGCTTACAAAAAATGAATGATAAAAGTCTTAATAAAAAACCCTTTCTTAATAAAGGCTATCTCCATTAAGAAAGGGTTTAATTTTATTTTGATTTATGCTTTTCCTTCTGTTTACGGTGTTTTCCTTCTTTTTCTTTACTAGGATTCTCAATTACCGGAGCAACTTTGGTGGTATCAGCTTTACCAACTGGTTTGACTTCTGCCTTTCTTAAATATTCGAAAAGGGTAAAGCCAATTTTCCCATTGTATTTTACCTTGCACCAATCACCTTGCAGCTTAGAAAGCAATAAGACACTTTCGTTCTCTGCAATGTACACAACATACTGACCATTTGCAGCCGGAACCTCCCTCAATTTAATTCCGCTGATATTCGATACTTTATAAAGGTTTTCCTGAGCCTTTAAAGTAAAGTTTATTTGAAGAATAAAAATTCCTACTAAAAGTAAAGTTTTGCGCATAGTGTGCTCAATTTATATTCATTAATAACATTATACGGTAAATTCATAAAATCGGATATCTCAATTTTCAACAAAAGGACATTTTGTTGACCTCTTGATAAACAAACAATTACACATGGCAATAGTTTTTAGAGCTCAACCAAATAACCTGAAATGAAAATCTTAAAAAAGACACTGACAGTTCTGTCTGTAATTGCCTCATTGGTTTTAGGAAAAGCCAATGCTCAACCTGTTTTGATGAAAGTAATTCCGACAGGAAGCACAAACTTTACAACAACGGAAGGTCGATTATTTTTCACAAGCGCAGACTCACTTTGGACCTCTAATGGTACTGCAGCTTCAACCTATTTTATAAAAAAGACAGGAGAACCATTTATAAATGTTACCGATTTAAGATTAGGTACTTTCATTTACTTTACCACCCTGCAGGCAGATGGTAAAACAGCCTTATGGCGCACCAATGGTACAGGGGTCAATACAACCAAAATTGCAGCCTATCCTACAATCAAACCATTGATCGTATATAATGGCGCTTTATACTTAGGTATAGATGATGGTGTTCGTGGTTACGAACTATGGAGATTAAACCTATCCAATACACTTAACATAGTAAAAGATATAAACCCTGGTGGAGGTGATGGTCTGGCAAATAATATTATCATATCATCAGGTACCTTGTATTTCCCTGCATTTGGAGGGCCGGGAGGATTTAATATATGGAAAAGCACAGGCTCAACGGCTAGTACAGTAATGGCTGTAGACCTTCCATTTACTGCATTTGGTCTTGACCTGACAGATGTAAACGGTACAATCTTCTTTTCAAATGAATATACAATAGGATTTACCAATTATGGAGAACTTTGGAAATCCAATGGTACTACAGCTGGAACAAGCATCATAAAATCTTTCAGCGATGATTTTGTTACCTTTCAGTTCAGTCAACTTACGGAATATAAGAATAAACTGTATTTTTATTTCATCGAAAACACCGGAGTTGACTTTGTATCTTTATGGAGTAGCGATGGTACTAGCCTAGGCACAGTTGAAATAAAACATAATATCTTTATTGATATAGCTCTGAGTCCGATATTTATTACGAACAACACGCTTGTCATGACAGCCAGCAGCTTATTTCAATTACCATTGAAAAAATCCGATGGTACAACACCTGGAACCGTTGATTTTTATACTTTCTCAGATTTCTTTTACGGATCTGTGCTGGAGTCCACTGATAAACTCTTTTTCTTTACAGATAATGCAACAGTAAGCGGAGTTGAAACCTTTGATGAAATATATCAATCTGACCTGACAACAGAAAATTCTAAATCACTCAGAGAGCTATATGGGACATCATTTGCTGGATCAAATAATATCAGGAATGCTGCGGGAAATGTGTATTTCACCACTCGATTAGCATTCTCACCTGATCCTGAGGAAAGAAAGCTAAGACTATGGTTTTACAATCCTACAAAACCATCTACCAACGTTCCATACTTTACTCTTATCAATGCTACCACAAATGAAGATATTGCCTGGCTGCACAACAATGATTATATATTCAAGCCTGACACTTTGAATATAAATGTTCGTTGGAATCCCTCAACGACACCGGGAAGCGTTGTATTTAATCTGAATTCAATACCATACCGAACAGAAAATATAGCTCCATTCTCACTTGCAGGTGACACTGATGGCGATTACAACCCATGGCCTGTAACAACAGGTAACTATAATATCAGCGCAACTCCTTATTCTTTACCAAGCGGAACAGGGGCTCCGGGACCTGTTAGCAATGTATTTGTATATGTAGTTGCTTCACCTCCTTTGAGAAGTGCAGATGCAGAATATGACATCAATAATATCTCAAGTCCTGAGGCTGCTCAATTTGAAGCTTATCCTAACCCATCTTCAGATAATTTTTCTTTCTCTGTATTGAATAATGAAAGTGGAAT harbors:
- a CDS encoding DUF1653 domain-containing protein, translated to MIEPGKYKHYKGNYYKVIGMAKHSETMEDMVYYQCLYGDYGFWVRPLKMFVETVTVDGEVVPRFKFVEKLD
- a CDS encoding histidine phosphatase family protein gives rise to the protein MKIHTIFFSLALLVAPGLSKSKGKNDSPNSTIEKIEKKYEALSKTAPVVKANGKPVCQSLRFIQEEDNIIHDYSKLRQIAIIRHGEPDMVKTGQYTCSEANQFLKCYDSVCIIVPEKPFFELGATENVKIFSSPINRALTTAHYLFGTEKEITVSPYFREFENRIKESDSKKKHSIKRWTTTSRIKWMLGFNRTKGIESFSQAKERAQKGASMLDDASKDNAKVVLTAHGLLNRFLKKDLKKMGWKVVEDTGNDYFGTTILVKVDE
- a CDS encoding DUF6515 family protein encodes the protein MKPIIYSTGLFLMVFGLNMTVQAQHGRGHDNRNHQNHQNQNNHNRGNNQGHQYAHADFNRKHGHANGHGNRNVYVDRRVTNVYHAPHRYGAMPVYRSSVAYAPSTSIIISNRGINFRYSNGIFYQPMNGSYVVSSAPCGVRVRSIPVNSMRVYVSNVPYYYYYGSFYTQSVQTNDYIAVQPPLGARVDFLPEGAMKVFVEGNTYYEVNNTYYKAFADETGAVWYEVVGQG
- a CDS encoding glycoside hydrolase family 9 protein, which gives rise to MNSLRILPLLFFIFLGINLYAQTGILNDFSGNSTSGWAGTNPSHFVLSAANQELKINCSSAGYDNLEYEFSPISIIANPAVSIKVKAASNFNLRVDLQDASGKWTGLASQSKLVTGNGSYQTLSFDFKNKFPSGFDAAHIVTATFFFNPGTSYSGTVYFDDVTIGDPLPFLPGKILINQIGYEQEGPKVAIYQSNLTTLSTDSFYVVDNSNNIVFKGLGTSVGQVTGWTTGNYWKLNFSDFESTGSFKIKMKAGNLYSYSFKIDQNLLFKETASKVVSFFNKMRHTGSSDKTLPFNGSRSGTVDVHGGWKDATGDPGKHMSHLSYANYFNPQQIPFVVWSLLKSYSLNPDAYATFDEALFSEAAFGADYIVRNVDPAGYLYLSVFDDWGNSPIRQITEWGQAPACDYCRTSNYQAAMREGAGMAIAALARSSRMNITVGEYTPSQYLAKAEVLYNHLKSPGASGYATKNLEYCNDHTENIIDFYCGLLAAVELYKATQNAAYLADASAYATKLMALQKTEGYLSSNVAGTRPFYHAADEGLPVISLIEYAEANPSQKSAVAGFILKWVDWYKSLSTEVNNPFSYVREFGSPYIDGSSLPAVKSFFLPHANETGYWWQGENARLASMTSALLASYRFLGNYDFSGDFDNEFAISQIDWILGKNPFDVCMMTGVGTTTYPTYLGGAKDQNYVGGICNGITAKDKSESNIDWAPFAASDWQNWRWVEQWLPHDAWFMVSVAQLNSIVEDVEPLPLNISASDSEKEGTIICYPVPFQNELSMQLPSGVSPELIKIVNVLGDTQKLIENPSGNTFSISTENWAPGLYFVEAHVQGKVKTIKVVK
- a CDS encoding T9SS type A sorting domain-containing protein: MKILKKTLTVLSVIASLVLGKANAQPVLMKVIPTGSTNFTTTEGRLFFTSADSLWTSNGTAASTYFIKKTGEPFINVTDLRLGTFIYFTTLQADGKTALWRTNGTGVNTTKIAAYPTIKPLIVYNGALYLGIDDGVRGYELWRLNLSNTLNIVKDINPGGGDGLANNIIISSGTLYFPAFGGPGGFNIWKSTGSTASTVMAVDLPFTAFGLDLTDVNGTIFFSNEYTIGFTNYGELWKSNGTTAGTSIIKSFSDDFVTFQFSQLTEYKNKLYFYFIENTGVDFVSLWSSDGTSLGTVEIKHNIFIDIALSPIFITNNTLVMTASSLFQLPLKKSDGTTPGTVDFYTFSDFFYGSVLESTDKLFFFTDNATVSGVETFDEIYQSDLTTENSKSLRELYGTSFAGSNNIRNAAGNVYFTTRLAFSPDPEERKLRLWFYNPTKPSTNVPYFTLINATTNEDIAWLHNNDYIFKPDTLNINVRWNPSTTPGSVVFNLNSIPYRTENIAPFSLAGDTDGDYNPWPVTTGNYNISATPYSLPSGTGAPGPVSNVFVYVVASPPLRSADAEYDINNISSPEAAQFEAYPNPSSDNFSFSVLNNESGIVKAEIYKADGTLVEKLLEANVAEGETIQFNWNGSQYLEGVYICKYTSGKKQYIKKIVLTK
- a CDS encoding SRPBCC family protein; this encodes MKILGFILLGILGLIALFLIVAIFVPKKYAIEREITINKPRSQVFDYIKHVKNQNHFSEYVLMDPEMKKDYRGSDANVGFVFAWDGEKAGKGEQEIKNIKEGEKVDLELRFVKPMENTANAYFATESESPNATKVKWAMYGESKYPINLMTLIMSGNLETSMDKSLQRLKTILEK